The genomic window GGCTTCAATTTGAACGGCGCAACGATTGCCAAGACGAGTATTTCGGCCACCTACGGGCGCTGAGTTAAAGCGGGAAGTGGGAAGCTAACTGAGAGACATCCACAGCGTCAGCCGTGAACCACCAGCCACGCCTGCGCCGCCTCAAGCACTTCCAACTGATCGGCCCAGAACAGCGCGGGCGGCTGCGTAAATGGGTGCCATTCCAGCGAGTAACCAATTTCGAGCGGTTGCCCGTTGGTTTGATTTGTGCGGCACAGAAAAAATCGGTTCTGAACCCAGCGGGTGCGGGCAAAGTTCTCGCGCTCCCATACGCCGAGCTCGGCCAGAACTTCAAAGTCGGTCAGTCCAGCTTCCTCGTTCACCTCTCGGCGCAGGGCG from Deinococcus detaillensis includes these protein-coding regions:
- a CDS encoding NUDIX hydrolase, which encodes MINPSGLPLRLGAGAVILRDEWLAVVREADGSLTFPKGGIESGEDPLTALRREVNEEAGLTDFEVLAELGVWERENFARTRWVQNRFFLCRTNQTNGQPLEIGYSLEWHPFTQPPALFWADQLEVLEAAQAWLVVHG